ACCCCGACGATCACCGACGACCGGATCGTCTTCGCGTGCGAGGACGATCTGTGGATCGTCGGCACCGAGGGAGGGATCGCTCGCCGGCTGACCACCATGCGAGGCGAGTGCTCGCTTCCCCGGCTCTCGCCGCAGGGCACGCAGCTGGCGTTCGTCGGCCGCGACGAGGGCCACCCCGAGCTGTACCTGATGGACGCCGAGGGCGGCGTCCCGCGCCGGCTGACGTTCCTGGGCAGCGAGGTCGTCCACGCCTCGGGCTGGTCGGCCGACGGCCGCTTCGTCTACTTCACGGCCGACAGCGGCTCCGCGTTCGCCCGCGAGACGCTGGCCTTCCGAATCGACGTCGAGGGCGGCGAGCCGGTCGAGCTGGGGATCGGCCACGCGATGACGGTCGCCGTCGCCCCGTCGGGCGCGACGTTGTTGGGCCGCAACGCCGTCGACCCGGCGCGCTGGAAGCGCTATCGCGGCGGCACCGCCGGCCATCTGTGGGTCGACGCGCGCGGCGACGGCGAGTATCACCGCATCTGCAAGGAGCTCGACGGCAACCTGGTCTGGCCGCAATGGCTGGGCGAGCGGGTCGTGTTCCTGTCCGACCACGAGGGGATCGGCAACCTCTACAGCGCGCTGCCCGACGGCAGCGACGTGCAGCGGCTGACCGACGAGCGCGAGCACTACGCCCGTTTTCCCGCCACGGACGGCACGCGCGTCGTCTACGCCTGCGGCGGCGAGCTGGTGCTGGTCGATCCGCGCGACCGCAGCGTGCGCCGCGTCCCGGTGCAGATGCCGTCGACGGCGCCGCAGACCGCGCGCCGCTTCGTCGACGCCGGCGAGCTGCTCGAGAGCTGGTGTCCCGCGCACGACGGCACGCAGGTCGCGCTGGTCAGCCGCGGGCGCGCCTTCACGATGCCGTTGTGGGAGGAAGCCGTCACCGAGCACGGCCCCGACGACGGGGCGCGCCGGCGGCTGGCGTGCTGGCTGCACGACGACGCGCGGCTGGCCTACGTCGACGACGTCGCCGGCTACGAACGCGTCGCGATCGTCGGCCGCGAGCAAGACGCGCCGCCCGCGTACGTGACGACCGACGATCACGGCGTGCTGCACGAGCTGGCGACCTCGCCGGCCGGCAACCGCATCGCGTTCGCGACCAATCGGCTCGAGCTGTGGATCGCCGACGTCGGCGCGCCGCCGCGCAAGGTCGACACCAGCATCGGCGAGCGCATCGAAGGGCTGGCGTTCTCGCCCGACGGCGAGTGGCTCGCCTACGTCTGGTCGCCGAAGGCGCACACCACGATCGTGCGGCTCGTCGAGTGCGAGAGCGGCCGCATCGTCGACGCGACGATCCCCCTGCGCGAGGACCGTTCGCCGGCCTGGGACCCGGCCGGCAAGTATCTGTACTTCCTCTCGACGCGCGACTTTCACCCGGTCTACGACGCGCTGCAGTTCGAGCTGAGCTTTCCCGAAGCGTCGCGCCCGTATCTGCTCACGCTGCAGTCGACGCTGCCGAATCCGTTCGTGCCCAAGCCGGCACCGCTGCACAAGGCCGATGACGACGGCGACGACGACGACAAGGACGACGACAAGAAGCGCCCGCAGCCGATCGTCGTGCAAGCCGACGGACTGCCGCTGCGCATGGTCGCGTTTCCGGTCGAAGAGGGCGACTACGCGCAGATCGCCGGCGCCAAGGGACGGGCGGTCTTCACCCGCTATCCCGTCCACGGCATCCGGCCGGGCGAGCGCGATCGCGAGGGCGAAGGCGGCGAGCTGCTGGCCTACGATTTCGAGGAGCAGCGCAGCGCGACGCTGGCGCTCGAGGTCGACGAGTTCGTGCTCGGCGCCGACGGCCGCACGCTGATCTATCAGTCCGAAGGCAAACTGCGCGCGATCGACGCGGCCGGCGAGCTGCCCGAGGACGGCGACGTCGACGACAAGCCGCCGGCCGAACCCGGCCGTCGCAGCGGCTGGCTCGATCTCTCGCGCATCAGCGTGCGCGTCGAGCCGCCGGCCGAGTGGCGGCAGATGCTGCGCGAAGCGTGGCGCTTGCAGCGCGAGAACTTCTGGGACCCGCAGATGTCGGGCGTCGATTGGCCGGCGGTGCTCACCCGCTACGAAGCGCTGCTGCCCAAGGTGCGCACGCGCAGCGAGCTCTCCGACGTCATCTGGGAGATGCAGGGCGAGCTGGGCACCTCGCACGCCTACGAGACCGGCGGCGACCGGCCGCAGCCCCCGCCGTACCGGCGCGGCTTCCTCGGCGCCGATATCGCGTGGGACGACGCCGTGCAGGCCTATCGCATCGCGCGCATCCTGCGCGGCGATCCGTGGAATCGCGAGGCCGACTCGCCGTTGGCCGAGACCGGCGTCGACGTGCGCGAAGGCGACCTGCTGATCGCGATCGGCGGCCGCCCGCTCTCGCCCAGCGTGGGACCGGGCGCGCTGCTCGTCAACCAAGCCGGCCGCGACGTGGTTCTGACCATCGTGCGCGGACTCGGAAGCACCCCGCGCCGCGTGCTGGTGCGCACGCTGCGCGACGAACGGATGCTGCGTTACCGGGCCTGGGTCGAGGCGAACCGGGCGACGGTCCACGCGCGCACCAACGGGCGCGTCGGCTACGTCCACATCCCCGACATGGGCCCGTGGGGCTTCGCCGAGTTCCACCGCGGCTATTTGAGCGAGTTCGACCAGGACGGGCTGGTCGTCGACGTGCGCTTCAATCGCGGTGGCCACGTCTCGGCGCTGCTGCTCGAGAAGCTGGCCCGCAAGCGCGTCGGCTACGACGTCGCGCGCTGGTCGCCGCCGTTCCCGTATCCGGAAGAGTCCGTCGCCGGCCCCATCGTCGCGGTCACCAACCAGTTCGCGGGCAGCGACGGCGACATCTTCAGCCACTGCTTCAAGCTCTACGGCTTGGGACCGCTGGTCGGGATGCGCACCTGGGGCGGCGTCATCGGCATCCATCCGCGCCACCGGCTGGTCGACGGCACCGAGACGACGCAGCCGGAGTTCTCGTTCTGGTTCACCGACGCCGGCTGGGGCGTCGAGAACTACGGTACCGATCCGACCAACGAAGTCGACGTCGCGCCGCAGGACACGCTGCGCGGCGAGGACCCGCAGCTGGCGACGGCGATCGCGCTGATCAACGACGCGCTCGCGAGCGCGCCGGCGCGACCGGTCTTTCCGCCGTTCCCGAATCGCGCCGGCCGCCGGTGACCTACGACTACGTCGTCGTCGGCGCCGGGCTCGCCGGCGCGACGATGGCCGAGCGGCTGGCCAGCCAGCTCGACGCGCGCGTGCTCGTGGTCGACAAGCGCCCGCACCTGGCCGGCAACGCGCACGATCCGCGCGGCGCCGACGGGCTGCGCTACCACGCCTACGGACCGCACATCTTCCACACCAACGCGCAACACGTCGTCGACTACCTCGGCGCCTTCACGCGCTGGCGTCCGTACGAGCACCGCGTCCTCGCGCGGGTCGGCGGGCATCTGTTGCCGATCCCGATCAACCGCACGACGCTCAGCCATTTTGCCGGCCGCGAGCTCGACGACGCCGCCGCCGCCGCGTATCTGGCGCAGCGCGCGGAGCCCCTCGCTCGCATCGCCAACTCGCGCGACGCGATCGTCGCGCGCGTCGGGCGCGAGCTCTACGAGGCGTTCTTCGCCGGCTACACCCGCAAGCAGTGGGGCATCGACGCCGCGCAGCTCGACGCCTCGGTCTGCGGCCGCGTCCCCACCCGCACCAGCGACGACGACCGTTACTTCGGCGACCGCTTCCAGGCCATGCCGGCCGACGGCTTCGACGCGCTGGTGCAGGCCATGCTCGACCACCCGCGCATCGACCTCGCGCTGGGCTGCGATTTCACCGCCGTCGAGGGTCGCGTCGCCTTCGATCACCTCGTCTACACCGGCCCGATCGACGAGTTCTTCCATCACCGTTTCGGCGCGCTGCCGTACCGCTCGCTGCGCTTCACCTTCGAGACGGTCGCCGCACGCGACGGGCTGCCGGTCGCGGTGGTCAACGAGCCCGACGAGGCGACGCCGTTCACCCGCACCACCGACTACCGGCACCTGACCGGCGAGCACGGCCCGCGCACGGTGCTCGGCCGCGAGTACGCGCACGACGGCGGCGAGCCGTACTACCCGGTCCCGATGCCCGAGACGCGCGA
The window above is part of the Candidatus Sulfotelmatobacter sp. genome. Proteins encoded here:
- a CDS encoding PDZ domain-containing protein — protein: MTSTGYVRTPTITDDRIVFACEDDLWIVGTEGGIARRLTTMRGECSLPRLSPQGTQLAFVGRDEGHPELYLMDAEGGVPRRLTFLGSEVVHASGWSADGRFVYFTADSGSAFARETLAFRIDVEGGEPVELGIGHAMTVAVAPSGATLLGRNAVDPARWKRYRGGTAGHLWVDARGDGEYHRICKELDGNLVWPQWLGERVVFLSDHEGIGNLYSALPDGSDVQRLTDEREHYARFPATDGTRVVYACGGELVLVDPRDRSVRRVPVQMPSTAPQTARRFVDAGELLESWCPAHDGTQVALVSRGRAFTMPLWEEAVTEHGPDDGARRRLACWLHDDARLAYVDDVAGYERVAIVGREQDAPPAYVTTDDHGVLHELATSPAGNRIAFATNRLELWIADVGAPPRKVDTSIGERIEGLAFSPDGEWLAYVWSPKAHTTIVRLVECESGRIVDATIPLREDRSPAWDPAGKYLYFLSTRDFHPVYDALQFELSFPEASRPYLLTLQSTLPNPFVPKPAPLHKADDDGDDDDKDDDKKRPQPIVVQADGLPLRMVAFPVEEGDYAQIAGAKGRAVFTRYPVHGIRPGERDREGEGGELLAYDFEEQRSATLALEVDEFVLGADGRTLIYQSEGKLRAIDAAGELPEDGDVDDKPPAEPGRRSGWLDLSRISVRVEPPAEWRQMLREAWRLQRENFWDPQMSGVDWPAVLTRYEALLPKVRTRSELSDVIWEMQGELGTSHAYETGGDRPQPPPYRRGFLGADIAWDDAVQAYRIARILRGDPWNREADSPLAETGVDVREGDLLIAIGGRPLSPSVGPGALLVNQAGRDVVLTIVRGLGSTPRRVLVRTLRDERMLRYRAWVEANRATVHARTNGRVGYVHIPDMGPWGFAEFHRGYLSEFDQDGLVVDVRFNRGGHVSALLLEKLARKRVGYDVARWSPPFPYPEESVAGPIVAVTNQFAGSDGDIFSHCFKLYGLGPLVGMRTWGGVIGIHPRHRLVDGTETTQPEFSFWFTDAGWGVENYGTDPTNEVDVAPQDTLRGEDPQLATAIALINDALASAPARPVFPPFPNRAGRR
- the glf gene encoding UDP-galactopyranose mutase, which codes for MTYDYVVVGAGLAGATMAERLASQLDARVLVVDKRPHLAGNAHDPRGADGLRYHAYGPHIFHTNAQHVVDYLGAFTRWRPYEHRVLARVGGHLLPIPINRTTLSHFAGRELDDAAAAAYLAQRAEPLARIANSRDAIVARVGRELYEAFFAGYTRKQWGIDAAQLDASVCGRVPTRTSDDDRYFGDRFQAMPADGFDALVQAMLDHPRIDLALGCDFTAVEGRVAFDHLVYTGPIDEFFHHRFGALPYRSLRFTFETVAARDGLPVAVVNEPDEATPFTRTTDYRHLTGEHGPRTVLGREYAHDGGEPYYPVPMPETRELYRKYAALAAAQRHVTFVGRLAEYRYYNMDQVVASALAAFEKRARTAAVAS